One region of Chryseobacterium sp. SORGH_AS_0447 genomic DNA includes:
- a CDS encoding recombinase family protein, producing the protein MRVKYNRVSTLGQTGNRFEADTDKYDLVLLDKVSGTVNFRDRENGRILIDLAGKSQITEIVVEEISRLGRNTRNVLETIEFFHEHGINVVVRNMGLQSRPNGETNPIWKVIITIIASLYEQELNNLRERIAAGKLIARQRNVRFGRPTGSNESEAIFINKSKNKKALEYLRKGRTLREIGKLLEMSTKTVQKVKKVAIKLDMM; encoded by the coding sequence ATGAGGGTTAAATATAATAGAGTTTCTACTTTAGGTCAGACAGGAAATCGTTTTGAAGCAGATACGGATAAATATGATTTGGTATTATTAGACAAAGTTTCAGGCACAGTAAATTTTAGAGACCGAGAGAACGGACGGATCTTAATTGATCTTGCGGGTAAGAGTCAAATAACTGAAATAGTTGTCGAAGAAATTTCCCGTCTGGGTCGTAATACAAGAAACGTACTCGAGACGATCGAGTTCTTTCACGAGCATGGGATTAATGTGGTGGTAAGAAACATGGGACTACAATCCCGACCTAATGGCGAGACTAACCCCATATGGAAAGTCATCATCACTATAATCGCCAGTTTATATGAGCAGGAGCTAAATAACCTCAGGGAAAGGATCGCCGCCGGAAAATTAATCGCCCGTCAGCGAAATGTGCGATTTGGCCGCCCCACTGGATCTAATGAAAGTGAAGCGATCTTTATCAATAAATCAAAAAATAAGAAGGCATTGGAATATCTGAGAAAAGGAAGAACTTTGAGAGAGATTGGGAAACTTCTTGAAATGTCAACAAAAACAGTACAGAAAGTAAAAAAAGTTGCTATAAAACTTGATATGATGTAA